In a single window of the Cryptococcus neoformans var. neoformans JEC21 chromosome 11 sequence genome:
- a CDS encoding grpe protein, putative has product MNPRSLTTAVRSFTRRVPLRPALPAARSFAPQLQARAYSEEKEFHEKEDKRIADLEAAKAESDKKAAEFEEKVKELTKEMQYLRADVQTAIRRTAEEKAKASEFAISSFARALLDTADVLSTALKHVPQPIPAENKDLQSLHTGVELTHKALLKTFESHGVKKLESLKGEQFDPNVHEALFTVPQAVAPKKENGEPHGPNEIFDVSKEGWTIGSRVLRPAQVGVVASE; this is encoded by the exons ATGAACCCCAGATCACTCACTACCGCTGTTCGATCCTTCACCCGCAGAGTCCCCCTTCGACCTGCTCTTCCTGCCGCCCGATCTTTTGCCCCTCAGCTTCAAGCGCGAGCTTACAgcgaagagaaggagttccacgagaaggaggacaagCGGATAGCTGATCTCGAGGCCGCCAAGGCTGAGTCAGACAAAAAGGCTGCTgagtttgaggagaaggtcaAGGAGTTGACA AAAGAGATGCAATACCTCCGTGCAGACGTCCAGACCGCCATTCGAAGGACcgccgaggagaaggccaaggctTCTGAATTcgccatctcctctttcgcCCGCGCTCTCCTCGACACAGCTGATGTTCTCTCTACTGCTCTCAAACACGTCCCTCAACCCATTCCCGCCGAGAACAAAGACCTCCAATCCCTTCACACTGGTGTTGAACTTACCCACAAGGCTCTTCTCAAAACTTTTGAGTCACACGGtgtgaagaagctcgaaAGCTTGAAGGGCGAACAGTTTGATCCCAACGTGCATGAGGCTTTGTTCACTGTTCCTCAAGCGGTTGCTCCCAAAAAGGAGAACGGGGAGCCTCATGGCCCTAACGAAATTTTTGACGTAAGCAAAGAAGGTTGGACGATTGGTTCTAGGGTTTTGAGGCCAGCGCAGGTCGGTGTCGTTGCTTCGGAGTAA
- a CDS encoding large subunit ribosomal protein L3, putative, translating to MSHRKYEEPRHGSLAFLPKKRAARHRGRCKAFPKDDPKKPVHLTAVMGYKAGMTHIVRDLDRPGSKMHKREVVEAVTVIETPPMVVVGAVGYVETPRGLRSLTTVWAEHLSDEVKRRFYKNWYRSKKKAFTRYAKKHSENSGASVARELERIKKYCTVVRVLAHTQISKTGLQQKKAHLMEIQVNGGSVADKVDFARSHFEKTVDVGSVFEQDECIDIIGVTKGHGYEGVTARWGTTRLPRKTHRGLRKVACIGAWHPSNVMFSVARAGQRGYHSRTSMNHKIYRIANGASGSSGSTEFDLTKKDITPMGGFVRYGVVKNDFVMIKGTCVGPVKRIVTLRKALRTHTSRAHTEKVTLKFIDTSSNFGHGRFQDAAEKNAFLGQLKIKSDA from the exons ATGTCTCACAGGAAGTACGAAGAGCCTCGACACGGTTCCCTTGCCTTCC TTCCCAAGAAGCGTGCCGCCCGACACAGGGGTCGATGCAAGGCGTTCCCCAAG GACGACCCCAAGAAGCCCGTCCACCTCACCGCCGTCATGGGTTACAAGGCCGGTATGACTCACATTGTCCGTGACCTCGACCGACCCGGATCCA AGATGCACAAGAGGGAGGTTGTTGAGGCCGTTACCGTCATTGAGACCCCCCCTATGGTCGTTGTCGGTGCTGTCGGTTACGTCGAGACTCCTCGAGGCTTGAGGTCTTTGACCACTGTTTGGGCTGAGCACCTCAGTGACGAGGTTAAGAGGCGATTCTACAA GAACTGGTACcgatcgaagaagaaggcattCACCAGGTACGCCAAGAAGCACTCTGAGAACTCCGGCGCTTCCGTTGCCCGAGAGCTTGAGCGAATCAAGAAGTACTGCACTGTTGTGCGAGTCCTCGCCCACACCCAGATCTCCAAGACTGGTCTCcaacagaagaaggcccACCTTATGGAAATCCAGGTCAACGGTGGTTCCGTCGCCGACAAGGTTGACTTCGCCAGGTCTCACTTCGAAAAGACCGTCGACGTCGGCTCTGTCTTCGAGCAGGACGAGTGCATTGACATCATTGGTGTTACCAAGGGTCACGGTTACGAGGGTGTTACCGCTCGATGGGGTACTACCCGTCTCCCCAGGAAGAC TCACCGAGGTCTCCGAAAAGTTGCCTGTATCGGTGCTTGGCATCCTTCCAACGTCATGTTCTCCGTGGCTCGTGCCGGTCAGCGAGGTTACCACTCTCGTACTTCGATGAACCACAAGATCTACCGTATCGCCAACGGTGCTTCTGGTTCTTCAGGCTCTACTGAGTTTGACCTCACCAAGAAGGACATCACCCCCATGGGTGGTTTCGTTCGATACGGTGTTGTCAAGAACGACTTCGTCATGATCAAGGGCACTTGCGTTGGCCCCGTCAAGCGAATCGTCACCCTCCGAAAGGCTCTCCGAACTCACACTTCTCGTGCCCACACCGAGAAGGTCACCCTCAAGTTCATTgacacctcctccaacttCGGCCACGGTCGATTCCAGGATGCCGCTGAGAAGAACGCCTTCCTCGGTCAGCTCAAGATCAAGTCTGACGCTTAA
- a CDS encoding protein-lysine N-methyltransferase, putative — translation MFSFFGDESKLPASTVMVSRMTVKKQAVARQQSSGPMAGPSKPSNVTPKHSHGSLKGTPRSASEKGTPKQGPSSSSKSTSKVKQEERIRLSTIPRTPASSSSPGRLKRKTPKVQVVESESSSGSESSDGALDSKPKRPKVTRKETGIDMTPLPGEEVVGRRVFCWDKVDMRGEWGRGWAGFVGCDEVVRGNVQGWANGGGGDGSKNLGKYRAFFPQEGFDRDGDFLPSVEVLYPAKGCREKFVLMVPSSDREFNPIGELRNTLRLILEHYIPPSHRHIFGTLAESLDISNPLSSLPSRMTTPLPNSLVTPPPDPASPSPAFAFEISATSTPAPSTERQETIADLIRKSLAPNRRDGPLFVTAIERYNSAMQAIQEDGTLQQWLDEGMNGGKGIKVREWAALVDFVHDQAYSRVVGGYSHELEHHPKHPEEVSKAISGKEDAYGELRHAFMSKIIEQTKLGPDSVFVDLGSGVGNCVLQASLQAGSRSYGFELLPVPAHCARLQVREVQRRWAMWALKGNLDVEVHEGDFRVHKEVGRRLREADVVLVNNEVFPSSLNMDLADMFLDLKEGAKIVSLKPFVPEGFRMNESNCDSFAAILRSTQHDYYRDWVSWKGEWGNYYVAVIDRSRRIKFEESMKGRASRRR, via the exons ATGTTCTCTTTTTTCGGCGACGAGTCCAAGTTACCAGCTTCGACCGTCATGGTCAGCCGCATGACCGTCAAAAAGCAAGCTGTTGCCCGGCAGCAGTCTTCAGGACCTATGGCAGGGCCCTCGAAACCATCGAATGTAACTCCCAAGCACTCGCATGGTTCTCTTAAAGGGACACCGAGGTCAGCGTCAGAAAAAGGGACACCGAAGCAAGGACcaagctcttcctcaaAAAGTACTTCAAAAGTCAAGCAAGAGGAGCGTATCAGGCTGTCGACTATACCTCGTACTCCTGCATCCTCATCTAGTCCTGGAAGACTGAAGAGAAAAACGCCGAAAGTCCAAGTAGTCGAGTCTGAGTCCTCAAGTGGATCAGAATCAAGCGATGGTGCCCTTGATTCCAAACCCAAACGACCAAAAGTTACCCGAAAAGAGACAGGAATTGACATGACGCCTCTgcctggagaagaagttgtgGGCCGAAGGGTATTTTGTTGGGATAAGGTGGATATGCGAGGTGAATGGGGAAGGGGCTGGGCGGGTTTTGTGGGGTGCGATGAAGTTGTTAGAGGAAATGTGCAAGGATGGGCGAAcggaggaggtggagatgggagCAAGAATTTGGGGAAGTACAGAGCTT TCTTTCCCCAAGAAGGCTTTGATAGGGATGGGGACTTTCTACCATCAGTGGAAGTACTTTACCCCGCGAAAGGATGCCGAGAAAA ATTTGTCCTTATGGTGCCCTCATCGGACAGGGAGTTTAATCCCATAGGCGAGCTTCGTAATACTTTAAGATTAATACTTGAAC ATTACATACCTCCATCCCACCGTCATATATTCGGGACTCTGGCGGAGTCATTGGACATTTCCAATCCACTCTCGTCTTTGCCATCACGTATGACAACCCCTCTTCCTAACTCACTCGTGACACCACCACCCGATCCtgcctccccttccccgGCCTTTGCCTTCGAAATTTCCGCCACTTCTACCCCTGCGCCATCCACCGAAAGACAAGAAACAATCGCAGACCTGATAAGGAAATCTCTTGCCCCTAATCGTCGAGATGGTCCCTTATTCGTGACCGCCATCGAACGGTACAATTCGGCTATGCAGGCTATACAAGAGGATGGGACGTTGCAACAATGGTTAGATGAGGGTATGAATGGTGGGAAAGGAATCAAAGTCAGAGAATGGGCTGCATTAGTTGACTTCGTGCATGATCAAGCCTATTCCAGGGTTGTAGGTGGATATAGTCATGAGTTGGAGCATCATCCCAAGCATCCCGAAGAGGTGTCAAAGGCCATCAgcgggaaggaagatgctTATGGAGAATTGAGGCACGCGTTTATGAGCAAGATCATAGAACAAACAAAGCTAGGGCCTGACTCTGTATT CGTCGATCTTGGTAGTGGTGTTGGCAACTGCGTACTTCAAGCATCTCTTCAAGCAGGTTCCAGAAGCTATGGTTTCGAACTTCTACCCGTTCCGGCTCACTGTGCTCGTCTACAAGTGCGGGAGGtacagaggagatgggCTATGTGGGCATTGAAAGGAAATCTGGATGTGGAAGTGCACGAGGGAGACTTTAGGGTTCACAAGGAGGTTGGCCGAAGACTAAGGGAAGCCGATGTTGTG CTGGTCAACAACGAAGTGTTTCCGTCATCATTGAATATGGACCTTGCGGATATGTTCCTCGATTTAAAGGAGGGTGCAAAGATTGTCAGTCTCAAGCCCTTTGTGCCAGAAGGTTTCAGAATGAATGAAAGTAAC TGCGACTCTTTCGCCGCTATCCTCCGCTCTACCCAGCACGACTACTACCGAGACTGGGTGTCATGGAAAGGCGAGTGGGGCAACTATTATGTGGCTGTCATTGATCGATCGAGGAGGATCAAGTTCGAAGAAAGTATGAAGGGAAGGGCGTCTAGAAGACGCTGA